The following proteins are co-located in the Siansivirga zeaxanthinifaciens CC-SAMT-1 genome:
- a CDS encoding MATE family efflux transporter produces MTKKISLKQINKLAIPALIAGIAEPILSITDTAIVGNIDVNATESLAAVGIVGTFISMLIWVLGQTRSAISSIVSQYVGANKIDKINDLPAQAILIITSLSILIIAFTYPFTNSIFKLYNASNLILEYSSNYYKIRVFGFPFTLFSIAVFGTFRGLQNTYYPMIIAIIGALLNIVLDLVLVFGIDGFIPAFNIEGAAYASLIAQFVMAAFSAYYLLKKTSISLKPTFPFNKEIKTFILIILNLFVRTLALNATLYFATRFATGYGPEYIAAYTIAINLWFFGAFFIDGYASAGNILSGKLLGSKDYKTLITLSNSLIKYGIIIGVLLAMVSGVFYYPLGLLFSQDPAVLNLFYNTFWIMLAIQPICALAFIFDGMFKGLGKVSYLRNVLLFSTFVIFIPLLFGLNYLGYGFNSIFIAFALWMVARGIPLIIKFRKMYLPRTQNH; encoded by the coding sequence ATGACTAAAAAAATAAGTTTAAAACAAATTAATAAACTAGCCATACCGGCATTAATTGCTGGTATTGCAGAACCCATTTTATCTATTACAGACACCGCCATTGTTGGAAATATAGATGTTAACGCCACCGAATCGCTTGCTGCCGTTGGTATTGTAGGCACCTTTATTTCGATGCTTATCTGGGTGCTAGGTCAAACCCGAAGTGCCATTTCTTCTATTGTTTCGCAATACGTAGGCGCTAATAAAATTGACAAAATTAACGACCTACCAGCACAAGCTATTTTAATAATTACATCCTTAAGTATTTTAATTATCGCATTTACCTATCCGTTTACAAACAGTATTTTTAAATTATACAATGCTTCCAATTTAATTTTAGAATACAGTTCAAATTACTATAAAATTAGAGTTTTCGGATTTCCTTTTACTTTATTTAGCATAGCCGTTTTTGGCACATTTAGAGGTTTACAAAACACCTATTACCCCATGATTATTGCCATAATTGGTGCGCTACTCAATATTGTTTTAGATCTTGTTCTGGTTTTTGGAATCGATGGTTTTATACCCGCATTTAATATTGAAGGCGCTGCTTATGCTAGCCTAATCGCTCAATTTGTAATGGCTGCCTTTTCGGCCTATTATTTATTAAAAAAAACAAGCATTTCTTTAAAACCCACATTTCCCTTTAACAAAGAAATTAAAACATTCATACTCATCATTCTCAATTTATTTGTTCGTACACTGGCATTAAACGCGACTTTATACTTTGCTACACGATTTGCAACCGGCTATGGTCCCGAATATATTGCAGCATATACCATCGCAATAAACTTATGGTTTTTTGGAGCGTTTTTTATCGATGGTTATGCCAGTGCAGGAAATATACTTTCGGGAAAATTATTAGGCAGTAAAGATTACAAAACCCTAATAACATTAAGTAACAGCCTAATAAAATACGGTATTATTATAGGCGTTCTATTAGCTATGGTTAGTGGTGTTTTTTATTATCCGTTAGGACTTTTATTTAGCCAAGACCCAGCCGTATTAAACTTATTCTATAACACGTTTTGGATAATGCTCGCCATACAACCCATTTGTGCCCTCGCTTTTATTTTCGATGGTATGTTTAAGGGATTGGGCAAAGTAAGCTATTTACGAAACGTACTTTTATTCTCTACCTTCGTCATTTTTATTCCCTTATTATTTGGCTTAAATTATTTAGGCTATGGCTTTAATAGTATTTTTATAGCTTTCGCTTTGTGGATGGTCGCCCGAGGCATTCCCCTAATTATAAAATTCAGGAAAATGTATTTGCCACGCACTCAAAACCATTAA
- a CDS encoding 2OG-Fe(II) oxygenase, translated as MSHLFEAIDFVENPLYESIIADIAKQQFSIVENFFSEEEVVLLRQSLINKHEEDAFKKAAIGNRVNETIVKSIRGDLILWIDETHINEAEALFFKKINDLVAYLNRTCFMGILHKEFHYAVYPKDTFYKRHIDTFQNDDRRKLSFVCYLNEDGWLPENGGELVLYLNENGAEVEKVIYPLPGRIVIFESQVIEHEVKPVNTERLSITGWLKTR; from the coding sequence ATGAGTCATCTTTTTGAGGCTATTGATTTTGTTGAAAATCCGTTATACGAAAGCATTATTGCGGATATCGCGAAGCAGCAATTTAGTATTGTTGAAAATTTTTTTTCTGAAGAAGAGGTTGTTTTACTAAGGCAATCGCTTATTAATAAGCATGAGGAAGATGCTTTTAAGAAAGCGGCCATAGGCAACCGCGTTAATGAAACGATTGTTAAATCGATTCGTGGTGATTTAATTTTATGGATTGATGAAACCCATATTAATGAGGCCGAAGCTTTGTTTTTTAAAAAAATAAACGATTTGGTGGCTTACTTAAACCGAACGTGTTTTATGGGGATTTTACACAAGGAATTTCACTATGCGGTATATCCTAAAGATACGTTTTATAAACGCCATATTGATACGTTTCAAAATGACGACAGACGTAAGTTATCGTTTGTTTGTTATTTAAATGAAGATGGTTGGTTGCCAGAAAATGGTGGCGAGTTGGTATTGTATTTAAACGAAAATGGGGCCGAGGTAGAAAAAGTAATTTATCCGCTACCGGGGCGCATTGTTATTTTTGAGAGTCAGGTTATTGAACACGAAGTGAAACCGGTTAATACCGAGCGTTTAAGTATAACCGGTTGGTTAAAAACCCGTTAG
- a CDS encoding 6-pyruvoyl trahydropterin synthase family protein, whose amino-acid sequence MSFIRITKQFSFETGHALYGYDGKCKNVHGHSYKLSVTVIGKPISDTTNVKFGMVIDFSDLKKIVKEEIVDVFDHATVFNKNTPHVELAKELQERDHNVLLVDYQPTSEMMVIDFAKKIKKRLPEHIALHSLKLQETDTSFAEWYDYDNI is encoded by the coding sequence ATGAGCTTTATTCGCATCACAAAACAATTTTCATTCGAAACCGGTCACGCCCTTTATGGTTACGACGGCAAGTGCAAAAACGTACACGGTCACAGCTACAAACTATCGGTAACCGTAATAGGCAAACCCATATCAGACACAACCAACGTAAAATTCGGCATGGTCATAGATTTTAGCGATTTAAAAAAAATTGTTAAAGAAGAAATTGTAGATGTATTCGATCACGCCACCGTTTTCAATAAAAACACGCCCCACGTCGAGCTTGCAAAAGAACTCCAGGAGCGCGACCACAACGTCCTTTTAGTCGACTACCAACCCACCAGTGAAATGATGGTTATCGACTTTGCCAAAAAAATTAAAAAACGCCTTCCCGAACACATAGCCTTACACTCCCTAAAACTTCAAGAAACCGATACCTCTTTCGCCGAGTGGTACGACTACGATAATATTTAG
- a CDS encoding UDP-2,3-diacylglucosamine diphosphatase — MQIPKGKKIYFASDNHLGAPTKEASKPREKKFVAWLDTIKQDAAAIFLVGDLFDFWFEYNTVIPKGFTRTLGKLAEISDAGIPIYFFVGNHDLWMNGYFQDELNIPVYHQPKEFTFNNKTFYIGHGDGLGPEDKGYKRMKKVFTNPVFKWLFKWLHPDIGIKIAQYLSVKNKLISGDDDATFLGEDNEWLVQYSKEQLKEKHRDYFVFGHRHLPLEIALNNNSKYINLGDWIQYYTYGEFDGENLQLKTY, encoded by the coding sequence ATGCAAATTCCAAAAGGAAAAAAAATATATTTCGCCTCCGATAACCATTTGGGCGCTCCAACAAAAGAAGCCTCCAAGCCGCGCGAAAAAAAATTCGTAGCCTGGTTAGACACCATAAAACAAGACGCAGCAGCCATTTTTTTAGTAGGCGATCTTTTCGATTTTTGGTTCGAGTACAACACCGTTATCCCAAAAGGATTTACACGTACCTTAGGCAAACTTGCCGAAATATCCGATGCCGGCATTCCCATCTATTTCTTTGTTGGCAATCACGATTTATGGATGAATGGCTATTTCCAAGACGAACTAAACATTCCCGTATACCACCAACCAAAAGAATTTACCTTTAACAACAAAACCTTTTACATAGGACATGGCGATGGCTTAGGCCCCGAAGACAAAGGCTATAAACGCATGAAAAAAGTATTTACAAACCCCGTTTTTAAATGGCTTTTTAAATGGTTGCACCCCGACATCGGAATAAAAATTGCCCAATACCTATCGGTAAAAAACAAACTCATTTCTGGAGACGACGATGCCACTTTTTTAGGCGAAGATAACGAGTGGTTGGTTCAATACTCGAAAGAACAATTAAAAGAAAAACACCGCGATTATTTTGTTTTTGGCCACCGTCATTTACCCTTGGAAATCGCATTAAACAACAACTCAAAATACATTAATTTAGGCGATTGGATACAGTATTACACCTACGGAGAATTTGACGGTGAAAACCTCCAATTAAAAACCTATTAA
- a CDS encoding MFS transporter, with protein sequence MAQKDPYAALRFKEFNIFLLVRFVLVFGWSMQFIVIEWQVYSITKDPLSLGVIGLMEIIPAFTMALFAGHIVDQKEKRNLLAKCIAAFSLISLGLFLLTWPKVVSDWPTQTILYSIYALVFFGGFLRSFFGPTIFSLVALIVPKKAYPNAATWNSSTWQMASVLGPAFGGFSISWLGVHWSLCIIFGLIVLSFLILLQIKPKPILNPKIGEPVIESLKEGVRFVFKTKAILGAMTLDMIAVLFGGAIALLPVFAQDILKVGSEGFGVLRAAPAVGAFITMLVTAYIPISKNAGMKLLAAIFGFGVCIIVFGLSTIFWVSVLALFFSGMTDGVSMVIRQTILQIKTPDNMRGRVSSVNSMFVGSSNELGAFESGLTAKLMGAVTAVVFGGTMTLITVVTTGLVSPTFRKLDLTKDLEAHENEA encoded by the coding sequence ATGGCTCAAAAAGACCCGTATGCCGCGCTCCGGTTTAAAGAATTTAATATATTCTTACTGGTAAGGTTTGTATTAGTTTTTGGCTGGTCTATGCAATTTATTGTTATAGAATGGCAGGTTTACAGCATCACAAAAGATCCGTTGTCTTTGGGTGTTATAGGTTTAATGGAAATAATTCCGGCTTTTACTATGGCGCTGTTCGCAGGGCATATTGTAGACCAAAAAGAAAAACGAAATTTACTGGCTAAATGCATTGCTGCTTTTTCTTTAATAAGTTTAGGACTCTTTTTACTTACCTGGCCAAAAGTGGTGAGCGACTGGCCTACTCAAACCATTTTATACAGTATTTATGCCTTAGTGTTTTTTGGAGGCTTTTTACGTTCCTTTTTTGGGCCCACTATTTTTTCGTTAGTGGCTTTAATTGTTCCAAAAAAAGCCTATCCCAATGCGGCTACCTGGAATAGTTCTACCTGGCAAATGGCATCGGTTTTAGGGCCTGCTTTTGGAGGCTTTTCTATTAGTTGGTTAGGAGTGCATTGGTCTTTATGCATTATTTTTGGATTGATAGTTTTGTCGTTTCTTATTTTATTACAAATAAAACCGAAGCCTATTTTAAATCCTAAAATTGGCGAACCTGTTATTGAAAGTTTAAAAGAAGGCGTGCGCTTTGTGTTTAAAACCAAGGCTATTTTAGGAGCTATGACCCTGGATATGATTGCCGTTTTATTTGGTGGCGCCATTGCTTTACTGCCTGTTTTTGCTCAGGATATTTTAAAGGTTGGCAGCGAAGGTTTTGGTGTGTTAAGAGCAGCCCCAGCTGTTGGTGCTTTTATTACCATGTTGGTTACGGCCTATATTCCAATAAGTAAAAATGCGGGTATGAAACTGTTGGCTGCCATTTTTGGTTTTGGTGTTTGTATTATTGTTTTTGGCTTATCGACCATTTTTTGGGTATCGGTGTTGGCCTTGTTTTTTAGTGGCATGACCGATGGGGTTTCTATGGTTATACGCCAAACCATTTTACAAATAAAAACGCCCGATAATATGCGTGGTCGTGTATCGTCTGTTAACTCGATGTTTGTGGGGTCGTCCAACGAATTGGGTGCTTTTGAAAGTGGTTTAACGGCTAAATTAATGGGCGCTGTTACGGCCGTGGTTTTTGGTGGCACCATGACTTTAATTACGGTGGTAACAACAGGATTGGTGTCGCCAACCTTTAGAAAATTAGATTTAACCAAAGATTTAGAGGCTCACGAAAACGAAGCTTAA
- the recJ gene encoding single-stranded-DNA-specific exonuclease RecJ codes for MRWTLKPKPEPSKVKALKEALNVDDITANLLLQRGIESFDDAKNFFRPSLEHLHDPYLMKDMDKAVSRIEAAFANNENILVYGDYDVDGTTSVALMSSYLKTRTPQVATYIPDRYDEGYGVSFKGIDFASDNDFSLIIALDCGIKALDKVAYAKEKNIDFIICDHHRPGDTIPDAVAVLDAKQSDCNYPYKELCGCGVGFKLIQALASNEGKTVEDLTEYLDLVATAIGADIVPITGENRVLAYYGLQVVNSNPRPGIKAILEQVNKNEFTITDVVFIVAPRINAAGRMKHGNYAVTLLTETNEDLAKKYAAEINDYNLDRRETDKLITEEALQLIEKLNEKDRLTTVVYQENWHKGVIGIVASRLTETYYRPTLVFTKSGDKLAASARSVVGFDVYNALEACSEHIEQFGGHKYAAGLTLKEENYEAFKQAFEDVVSKTIEPRLLVPEIKIDAQINLEDITPKFYRILKQFAPFGPGNMMPVFMTENLKDTGYGKCVGEDDKHLRVTVKQDNNISFVGIGFGLGDKLDVIKNRATFSAVYSIDENEWQGAVFLQLKLRDIK; via the coding sequence ATGCGTTGGACACTTAAACCAAAACCCGAACCTTCAAAAGTTAAAGCCCTAAAAGAGGCTCTAAATGTAGATGATATTACGGCTAATTTACTGTTACAACGTGGTATCGAATCTTTTGATGATGCCAAAAATTTTTTCAGGCCCAGCCTGGAACATCTGCATGATCCGTATTTAATGAAAGATATGGATAAAGCTGTTTCTAGAATTGAAGCGGCTTTTGCAAACAACGAAAACATTTTGGTTTATGGCGATTATGATGTCGATGGAACCACTTCTGTAGCGCTCATGAGTTCGTATCTTAAAACCCGTACGCCACAGGTGGCAACATACATTCCCGATAGATACGACGAGGGTTATGGCGTTTCTTTTAAAGGTATTGATTTTGCTAGCGATAACGATTTTTCATTAATTATTGCTCTAGACTGCGGCATAAAAGCCCTCGATAAAGTAGCCTACGCCAAAGAGAAAAACATCGATTTTATTATTTGCGACCATCACAGACCTGGCGATACCATTCCCGATGCAGTGGCGGTTTTAGATGCCAAACAAAGCGACTGTAACTACCCGTATAAAGAATTGTGCGGTTGTGGCGTAGGTTTTAAATTAATTCAGGCCTTAGCAAGTAACGAAGGTAAAACGGTTGAAGATTTAACAGAATATTTAGATTTAGTTGCCACAGCCATTGGTGCCGATATTGTTCCTATAACTGGCGAAAATAGAGTCCTTGCCTATTATGGGTTACAAGTTGTAAATTCAAATCCAAGACCCGGAATTAAGGCTATTTTAGAACAAGTTAATAAAAATGAATTTACAATTACCGATGTGGTTTTTATTGTGGCGCCTCGAATAAATGCTGCCGGACGAATGAAGCACGGTAATTACGCAGTAACTTTATTAACCGAAACCAACGAAGATTTAGCAAAAAAATACGCCGCCGAAATAAACGATTATAATCTAGATCGTCGTGAAACCGATAAACTTATTACCGAAGAAGCCTTGCAATTAATTGAAAAATTAAACGAAAAAGACCGGTTAACAACGGTGGTTTATCAGGAAAATTGGCATAAAGGGGTTATTGGTATTGTAGCCTCCAGATTAACCGAAACTTACTATAGGCCAACTTTGGTTTTTACTAAAAGCGGCGATAAATTGGCAGCATCGGCACGCTCTGTCGTGGGATTCGATGTTTACAATGCCTTGGAAGCTTGTAGCGAACACATCGAGCAGTTTGGCGGCCATAAATATGCTGCAGGTTTAACTTTAAAAGAAGAAAACTACGAAGCTTTTAAACAAGCGTTTGAAGATGTGGTTTCTAAAACTATCGAACCGCGCTTATTAGTACCAGAAATTAAAATTGATGCTCAAATAAATTTAGAGGATATCACGCCTAAATTTTATCGTATTTTAAAACAATTTGCGCCTTTTGGTCCGGGTAATATGATGCCTGTTTTTATGACCGAAAATTTAAAAGATACCGGTTACGGCAAATGTGTTGGAGAAGATGATAAGCATTTAAGAGTAACCGTTAAACAAGATAATAACATTAGTTTTGTTGGTATAGGCTTTGGTTTAGGAGATAAATTAGATGTTATTAAAAACAGAGCAACATTTAGTGCCGTCTATTCTATTGATGAAAACGAATGGCAAGGTGCCGTTTTCTTACAACTTAAATTACGCGATATTAAATAA
- a CDS encoding OsmC family protein, whose protein sequence is MKNHITTKWLGEMRFESTNPSGHNLFIDAGEENGGKGEGYRPKALMLSGLAGCSGLDVASLIKKMKLEVDDFKIEIEANLTEEHPKIYDKVIMAFHFYGSNLSEKKLQKAVDLSVEKYCGVMEMFRQFADLSIETYYHNK, encoded by the coding sequence ATGAAAAATCATATAACAACCAAGTGGTTAGGCGAGATGCGGTTTGAAAGTACCAACCCATCGGGACACAATTTATTTATCGATGCAGGCGAAGAAAACGGAGGCAAAGGCGAGGGCTATCGCCCAAAGGCATTAATGCTTTCTGGTTTAGCAGGTTGTTCTGGCCTGGATGTGGCTTCGTTAATTAAAAAAATGAAGTTGGAAGTCGATGATTTTAAAATAGAAATCGAAGCTAATTTAACCGAAGAGCATCCAAAAATTTATGATAAAGTCATTATGGCTTTCCATTTTTATGGTTCAAATTTAAGCGAAAAGAAACTTCAAAAAGCAGTCGATTTATCGGTTGAAAAATATTGTGGTGTGATGGAAATGTTCCGTCAGTTTGCCGATTTATCCATAGAAACCTATTATCATAATAAATAA
- a CDS encoding HopJ type III effector protein — MTLETFKNKLQSTPEAIEFNETMAVIETLYNFTPTAFKNGALQNKAGENSGSSKLFAFAKLQALTKEETLACFGKFYFDDVLNDPNGTGHQNIRNFMKTGFDGLVFDGEALTEK; from the coding sequence ATGACTTTAGAAACATTTAAAAACAAGTTACAAAGCACACCAGAAGCCATAGAATTTAATGAAACCATGGCCGTAATAGAAACCTTATATAATTTTACACCTACCGCCTTTAAAAATGGCGCATTGCAAAATAAGGCGGGCGAAAATTCGGGATCTTCTAAATTATTTGCCTTTGCGAAATTACAGGCCTTAACTAAAGAGGAAACCTTAGCTTGTTTTGGGAAATTCTATTTTGATGATGTTTTAAACGATCCAAACGGTACAGGGCATCAAAACATTAGAAACTTTATGAAAACGGGGTTTGATGGGTTGGTTTTTGATGGTGAAGCATTAACAGAAAAGTAA
- the rsmI gene encoding 16S rRNA (cytidine(1402)-2'-O)-methyltransferase → MSKLYIVPTPIGNLKDMTFRAIEVLKSVDLILAEDTRTSGKLLKHYEISTHMQSHHMHNEHKTVEHIIQKIQSGTTVALISDAGTPAISDPGFLLTRACIDHQIEVDCLPGATAFVPALVNSGMPNDKFVFEGFLPVKKGRQTRFLLLAEETRTMIFYESPHKLIKTLMHFCEYFGEDRAVSVSRELTKLYEETVRGTAKEVLQHYTNKPPKGEIVIVVAGKSK, encoded by the coding sequence ATGAGTAAACTCTACATAGTACCCACACCAATAGGTAATTTAAAAGACATGACTTTTAGAGCCATTGAGGTTTTAAAATCTGTCGATTTAATCCTTGCCGAAGACACCCGTACCTCTGGAAAACTTCTAAAACATTACGAAATTTCTACGCACATGCAATCGCACCACATGCATAACGAGCATAAAACCGTAGAGCATATTATTCAAAAAATACAGTCGGGCACGACCGTAGCACTTATAAGCGACGCTGGTACGCCGGCCATTTCAGACCCGGGTTTTTTATTAACCCGCGCCTGCATAGATCATCAAATTGAGGTCGATTGCTTACCCGGAGCAACCGCTTTTGTTCCTGCTTTAGTAAACTCGGGCATGCCAAACGATAAATTTGTTTTCGAAGGGTTTTTACCCGTAAAGAAAGGCCGACAAACCCGATTTTTATTACTCGCCGAAGAAACAAGAACCATGATTTTTTACGAAAGTCCGCATAAACTAATAAAAACTTTAATGCATTTTTGCGAATATTTTGGCGAAGACCGAGCGGTTTCGGTTTCCAGAGAATTAACAAAATTATACGAAGAAACCGTTCGAGGTACTGCCAAAGAAGTTTTACAGCATTACACAAACAAACCTCCCAAAGGAGAAATTGTTATAGTAGTGGCTGGGAAAAGTAAATAA
- a CDS encoding thymidine kinase gives MFLENTVNHKEQFGWIEVICGSMFSGKTEELIRRLKRAQFARQKVEIFKPALDTRYDEDMVVSHDANEIRSTPVPAAANIPILADGCDVVGIDEAQFFDDEIIRVCNDLANKGVRVIVAGLDMDFKGNPFGPMPNLMATAEYVTKVHAVCTRTGNLAQYSYRKSSSDNLVLLGEVNEYEPLSRAAYYKAMLRDKVRNMKVNEAEEIKPKPENPDA, from the coding sequence ATGTTTCTTGAAAATACCGTAAATCATAAAGAACAATTTGGGTGGATAGAAGTTATATGCGGCTCTATGTTTTCTGGTAAAACCGAGGAGTTAATACGCAGGCTTAAACGCGCGCAATTTGCAAGACAAAAAGTCGAAATTTTTAAACCTGCTCTCGATACCCGTTATGATGAGGATATGGTGGTGTCTCACGATGCTAATGAAATACGTTCTACGCCCGTTCCTGCGGCAGCGAATATTCCTATTTTAGCCGATGGTTGTGATGTGGTTGGTATTGACGAAGCTCAGTTTTTCGATGATGAAATTATTCGTGTTTGTAACGATTTAGCCAACAAAGGCGTTCGGGTTATTGTTGCTGGTTTAGATATGGATTTTAAAGGCAACCCTTTTGGACCCATGCCAAATTTAATGGCAACTGCCGAGTACGTTACTAAGGTACATGCCGTTTGCACGCGCACCGGAAATTTAGCCCAGTATAGCTACCGCAAATCGTCTAGCGATAACTTGGTTCTTTTAGGTGAAGTTAACGAGTACGAACCATTAAGTCGAGCGGCTTATTATAAGGCCATGTTGCGCGACAAAGTTAGAAACATGAAAGTGAATGAGGCTGAAGAAATAAAACCTAAACCCGAAAATCCAGATGCCTAA
- the alr gene encoding alanine racemase produces MPKAQETLLEINLSALQHNYNHLKSRIQNEAKFLAVVKAYSYGSDPCEIALFLEKLGVDYFAVAYINEGVQLRNAGVTKPILVLHPQTVNFNILMEHYLEPSLYNVKILKEFIEFASAHNLKHYPVHLKFNTGLNRLGFSENDINIITESCMNANSIHVTSMFSHLAASEDLNEKAFSLNQIESFKRISNNVMERLGYKPMLHMCNTSGILNFPEAHFDMVRSGIGLYGFGNSEKENKNFIPIGTLKTIISQIHFLNEGDSLGYNRSFISKSPTKTATLPIGHADGIGRQYGKGKGYVIINNKPAYIIGNVCMDMIMVDITHIDCQEGDEVIVFGPQASAEQLAETAQTISYELITSISQRVKRIFIK; encoded by the coding sequence ATGCCTAAAGCGCAAGAAACGCTACTTGAAATTAATTTAAGTGCCTTACAACATAATTACAATCATTTAAAATCTAGAATACAAAATGAGGCTAAATTTTTGGCCGTTGTTAAAGCATATTCTTATGGTAGCGATCCTTGTGAAATTGCCTTGTTTTTAGAAAAATTAGGTGTCGATTATTTTGCTGTAGCCTATATAAATGAAGGTGTTCAACTGCGAAATGCGGGCGTTACCAAACCTATTTTAGTATTACACCCACAAACCGTAAACTTTAATATTTTAATGGAGCATTATCTGGAACCCAGTTTATACAATGTGAAAATTTTAAAAGAGTTTATTGAGTTTGCATCGGCTCATAATTTGAAGCACTACCCTGTTCATTTAAAATTTAACACGGGATTAAACCGATTGGGTTTTTCTGAAAATGATATAAATATTATTACTGAAAGCTGCATGAATGCCAACAGTATTCATGTAACTTCCATGTTTTCGCATTTGGCGGCGAGTGAAGATTTAAATGAAAAAGCCTTTAGTTTAAATCAAATTGAATCCTTCAAGCGCATTTCTAACAATGTTATGGAACGTTTAGGTTACAAACCGATGTTACACATGTGTAATACCTCTGGGATTTTAAATTTCCCTGAAGCCCATTTCGATATGGTTAGAAGCGGTATAGGATTGTATGGCTTTGGAAATTCGGAAAAAGAAAACAAAAATTTTATACCCATTGGTACTTTAAAAACCATAATATCTCAAATTCACTTTTTAAATGAAGGTGATTCTTTAGGATACAACAGGTCTTTCATTAGCAAATCGCCTACAAAAACCGCCACGTTGCCCATTGGCCATGCCGATGGTATTGGAAGACAATACGGAAAAGGAAAAGGATACGTGATAATAAATAACAAACCCGCTTATATTATTGGAAATGTTTGTATGGATATGATTATGGTAGACATTACCCATATAGATTGCCAAGAAGGAGACGAAGTAATTGTTTTTGGTCCGCAAGCTAGTGCCGAGCAATTAGCAGAAACGGCACAAACCATATCCTACGAGCTTATAACCAGTATTTCACAACGTGTTAAACGTATATTTATTAAATAA
- the mscL gene encoding large conductance mechanosensitive channel protein MscL — MLKEFKDFAMKGNLVDIAVAFVMGAAFNKVVTSFTGGIVSPLVGLIFNSNFNDLKYVITPGVVDEAGAVTGEVAILYGSFLTNVIDFIIVAFVMFMIIKGINKTKKKEEPAPEAPKGPSQEDLLAEIRDLLKK; from the coding sequence ATGTTAAAAGAATTTAAAGATTTTGCAATGAAGGGCAACCTTGTAGACATTGCAGTTGCATTTGTAATGGGTGCTGCTTTTAATAAAGTAGTTACTTCATTTACCGGAGGTATTGTTTCTCCATTAGTTGGATTAATTTTCAATTCAAACTTCAACGATTTAAAATACGTTATAACGCCAGGTGTCGTAGATGAAGCTGGGGCTGTTACAGGAGAAGTAGCCATTTTGTATGGTTCTTTTTTAACCAACGTAATCGACTTTATAATTGTTGCCTTTGTTATGTTTATGATTATTAAAGGCATCAATAAAACCAAGAAAAAAGAAGAGCCAGCTCCAGAAGCTCCAAAAGGTCCTTCTCAAGAAGATTTACTTGCTGAAATTAGAGATTTACTTAAAAAATAA